The sequence TGATGCAGGTTTCATCCAGCCACGTTCCATTAATTACTCAGACGTGTTCACCGGTTTTATTTTTTACAAACCACTGGAAAACCATATTACAAAGGATGGTTTTCCTTATATGTTTAACAACTTTGAAGATACTATTATTAAGCGGGCAGGCTATGTCAGTGAAGCACATACAGAGATGATCAGGCGCAGAATTGCCCGATATCAACAGGATCCCCAAGATCCGGTTGATATCGGGCCGGCAAAATATGCCATCTTATACAATATTGTGAATGTGATAGTAACGCCAATACTTTTACTGATATGTCTGTTAATTGGGGTGATATTTTTTATACGGCTGCCTCAAAAGTAAATGAGACAGCCGGATTTTGTAATTACATCAAAACGTCATTCATGAAAATTCTATACGGATAATTATTCGTCCCATTCTCTTTCAATTGCTGCAACATCTCATCTTTCATATACAACAAACTTCCTTCTGCATATAAATTCGCTGGTTTAGATAAAGTGATTTTTATATCCAGCGTTCTGCTATATCCTTCTGAAGCACCGGGTTTTACAGACACCCCCTTCACAATGCTCACCTCTCTCAGCTCTTTCCCCATCACATACCTGACCAGTGCTTTGATATCTTCAGGTGTCACAATCCTATTCCTTGTAAGCAAATGATAGCGATACAGGTTAATCTTTTCATCAATACTCAGGCGATCTTTCCCACCCTGCGTATTCGACAGCATACTGATAGAATTCGGCTGTAACTGCACACTACCATATTCCTGCAACTTGCTACCCATACGGATATTATTCGCGGTACTACCATTAGTCGTGTAAAACTCTAAAAACAAATAATCCGCATTCTCCTTTGGCTTGATCATCAGGTAAGGAATATTCCCCCTGTTGCTGGTAGGCTGTAATTGTTCTTCCAGAGATGCGATCAACTGATGCAGTTCCCGCATTCTACTTGCCACATAGTCATTCCGCACTTCTTCAAAGAGCGAACTTTCATCCCTGATCACTTCAATCAGGTAAGCAATGATCTCTTTTGCCTCACGGGAATCGAACCGGCCAATACCACTGCTCCTGATCACCAGTTCGCCTTCCTGCATCTCACCGCTGGTCGTAAAGTTACGCACATGGTAATCTGTGCCTGCCACATCATACACACGTTTCACATCAAAGTAAATATCGTTGGTATGCAGCGGCATAATATTCAGGTACTTGTTCAGTCGCTGTGATTGTTCATTCAGCTTTTTGTTAATGACCGGGAAGCTGTTGATATTACAGAACAGGTCTTCCAGCAGGGAATGACGAATGGTTTCAGGGAATTCAATCCTGATCCACACGATCTCCTGTTGCAATCTGCTGCTACCCTGGCCAAACACATGATGCAGGGCAGGAGGGAAAGGCATGGCTGCCGGTAATGGTTCAGTGCTGGTGACCGTCAGAAAATGCTGTTTGAATCGTTGTAATACCTGTTGACTATACCTGGTATTGGTATCGAAGGCAGGTTCCATAATGGCTTCCAGGTCTTCCTGAGCGGCGCTTTTGCTATGAAAATAGCCGCTTTTTACCTGCAAAGGCGTTTCACCTATATAAAATTTGGCCAGTGGCAGGTAATGATAAAACATTTCCTGCAGGTGTACGTTTCGCAGATCAAAGAAAAAAGAGAGCCCTTCTGCCGAGGTTACGGCTCCTTCCATACTCAGACCCAACCAAAGATGATTAGGCGGCGTATCGGCCTGTAAATTGCCTTGAAGGACCTGTTCTTTGAACCAATGGTCCCTTGTCTCAAACAGTTTACCGCCAATCACGCTATATTTTACCTGTCCACGGAACAGGCGATGATGTGCCAGGGGCATAAAAAAGAGGTCCTGGCTATTAAAGCCGTTCCTCAGGGAATAGAAAAACTGGTGATCGGGTGTGAGCGCTGCCGTCCGCTCATTGCAGCTGGCATGCAGAATACCATAGGCAGGTTGGCTGCTGGTGATCGGTTCCGGCATCATGATCTGGGCCAGTCGTTCTACCAATCGGGCATGAGATACTTCTGCTTCACCTGATATTTTTTCCAGTTCACTGGCACAGGCTTCCAGCAATAACTGTACAATGGGATCAAAGGAGGTTTCTACCTCTGCATCAGGGTATCCCCACAGCCTGGCGGCCGTTTTCAGCATCCGGTCTTTGATTCGTTCTTTTTGCTCTTTAGCCAAAGGTTAAGGGTTTAAGTGATTTAATTCCGAAGCAATCTGCCTCCACGCCGGAGGCGCACCCCCTGAATTTTTTTAATCATATGACAATGGACTTACGTAAAAGAAACTACTATAATTGAAATCAGTCTTGTTCCTTGCCAACACCCCCGTTACTGTCACCCGTATCTTCTTCTTCACTTTTTTAGAAGTCATCCCCATCACTTCCTCCTGACTGATTTGCGCCACTACTCTCGTCTGTGTCAATCGTTTCTCATATCTGTTGATAGAAGCTCTTATTGACAGTTCCACCTGTTCCTTCACTTCATTGTTCGAAGCCCTGATATCGAAATCGTTGTCCCACAACTGACAACCATACTGGGGATCGTCTTTGTTCTCCCCCAGTACAGTTGTGATTAACAACTGAATATGCTGTGCTACCGATTCTTCGAGATTCACATCGGGCAGATCCTGCTTTTGCAAAATTCTGGAAAAATCCATGGGTAGTTTATAATACTGCTGTTTCATTTTTCAATCATTAAAGAGAAAATCAATCATTAAAAAATGCCTAAGAATTTCCTGTCATATCGTACACGTATTTCCTTCACACAACCGTTTTGATCTTTGATCAGGTTCACGAGTTCAATCTTAAATCGTTTCTTACCACGGATACGTGAGCAGAAATGACTGAAAGCATCAGTATCCTTATCATTCAGCAATACCCTTGCATTCAGATTATCGCAGAGGTATGGAGAGAAGTCA is a genomic window of Chitinophaga sp. LS1 containing:
- a CDS encoding GPW/gp25 family protein yields the protein MKQQYYKLPMDFSRILQKQDLPDVNLEESVAQHIQLLITTVLGENKDDPQYGCQLWDNDFDIRASNNEVKEQVELSIRASINRYEKRLTQTRVVAQISQEEVMGMTSKKVKKKIRVTVTGVLARNKTDFNYSSFFYVSPLSYD